A region from the Beduinella massiliensis genome encodes:
- a CDS encoding ABC transporter ATP-binding protein, giving the protein MFFCKTTGVKKKPRLGYIGRTIAIIYRNAPYRFLVCILLIVLTSLFNPAAIVALERLISAVERMEGSLWMPAMAFAGILLVSNAQNIFNALGSYLWITAEMAMQSELIDKANRKGLIHYESHALYGQIEQANQGYIHAVGNTMLLISALCITALSTLWISAYLSGIDSSIAWVVLAIVAAKALEYVLLTRRNLAFRREYAERELRANTLFDYLKSKETRAYNLQQFFLTKLRKNREEVFQRKERLDFSNLLISLLSNTVSFAAYGLVTFFTVLSLAKGESGSAGRVLVLFVAIEMIFNNVEVAVERIGNVFQNIAYSGAMFDFLDSEDGDEERTVEPGDEIVLEDVSFSYPQRQACVIDHVHFRAKRGEKIAIVGENGSGKSTLMKLLMGMYQPTGGTIRYGEELGVCESGYTHLTGVLQQYRVYDLSMRQNMVFTEERTRDAQVEEALYHVFDRAWVKNLPDGLDTQVGLRFGGVEFSGGEKQKIAIARAFLRAGRICFFDEPTSAIDPFMEDELYRQIMRIAEGKTTFFVTHRLSSLKYADRVVVMKNGRIAESGTHEELMRRQGEYAQMYAAQKNSYM; this is encoded by the coding sequence ATGTTTTTCTGCAAAACCACTGGGGTGAAAAAAAAGCCCCGACTCGGCTACATCGGCAGAACGATTGCCATCATCTACAGGAACGCGCCCTACAGGTTCCTCGTGTGCATCCTCCTGATCGTACTGACGTCTCTGTTCAACCCCGCGGCTATCGTCGCGCTGGAGCGGCTCATCAGCGCCGTGGAAAGGATGGAGGGCTCCCTGTGGATGCCCGCAATGGCATTTGCGGGCATCCTGTTGGTCAGCAACGCGCAGAACATTTTCAACGCGCTGGGTTCCTACCTGTGGATCACCGCGGAGATGGCGATGCAGAGCGAGCTTATCGATAAGGCCAACCGCAAGGGTCTGATCCACTACGAATCCCACGCATTGTACGGGCAAATCGAGCAGGCGAACCAGGGCTACATCCACGCCGTCGGCAACACCATGCTCCTCATATCGGCCCTTTGCATCACGGCGCTCTCGACCCTGTGGATCAGCGCCTATCTGTCAGGAATTGATTCGTCCATCGCGTGGGTCGTCCTGGCGATCGTGGCCGCCAAAGCGCTCGAATACGTGCTGCTGACGCGACGAAACCTCGCCTTTCGCCGCGAATACGCCGAGAGGGAGCTGCGGGCGAATACGCTGTTTGACTACCTGAAGAGCAAGGAGACGCGCGCCTATAACCTTCAGCAATTTTTCCTGACGAAGCTGCGCAAAAACCGGGAAGAGGTCTTTCAAAGAAAAGAAAGGCTGGATTTTTCCAACCTTCTGATCTCGCTTCTCAGCAACACGGTGAGCTTTGCCGCCTACGGGCTCGTGACCTTCTTCACCGTCCTTTCGCTGGCAAAAGGGGAATCGGGGAGCGCCGGGCGCGTCCTGGTCCTGTTCGTCGCCATCGAGATGATATTCAATAACGTCGAGGTCGCTGTCGAGCGCATCGGGAACGTCTTCCAAAACATCGCTTATTCCGGGGCGATGTTCGACTTCCTGGATTCCGAGGACGGGGATGAGGAGCGGACCGTCGAGCCCGGCGATGAGATCGTGCTGGAGGACGTCTCCTTTTCGTACCCGCAGCGACAGGCCTGTGTGATCGACCACGTGCATTTCCGGGCCAAGCGTGGCGAAAAAATCGCGATCGTCGGGGAAAATGGTTCCGGCAAGAGCACGCTGATGAAGCTGCTCATGGGGATGTACCAGCCGACGGGCGGCACGATTCGCTATGGCGAGGAGCTGGGCGTCTGTGAAAGCGGCTATACGCATCTGACCGGAGTTTTGCAGCAGTACAGAGTTTACGACCTCTCCATGCGGCAAAACATGGTCTTTACGGAGGAAAGGACGCGCGACGCGCAGGTCGAGGAAGCGCTGTACCATGTCTTCGACCGTGCGTGGGTTAAAAACCTACCCGACGGGCTGGACACCCAGGTCGGCCTGCGGTTCGGCGGCGTGGAATTTTCGGGCGGGGAGAAGCAGAAGATCGCCATCGCGCGCGCCTTTCTGCGCGCGGGCAGAATCTGCTTTTTCGACGAGCCTACGTCCGCGATCGACCCGTTCATGGAGGACGAGCTGTACCGCCAGATCATGCGCATCGCGGAGGGAAAGACGACATTTTTCGTGACGCACCGCCTGTCCTCGCTTAAATACGCAGACAGGGTTGTCGTGATGAAGAATGGCCGCATCGCAGAAAGCGGCACCCACGAGGAGCTAATGCGCCGTCAAGGCGAATACGCGCAGATGTACGCTGCGCAAAAAAACAGTTATATGTAA
- a CDS encoding ABC transporter ATP-binding protein — translation MGLYFLSGLFLATLSIPTVFWRQALLDGMGGLSIAELGGFMRLLALNILLTYIGKYGGPFILNACECALSNVLQKNVQMLFYEKVGYVKYPLLENSQNSDAMALAKEGFGGVWNFVKQLGVLSAAAVNFLCYFYLLVRAQASLGALLCAVFLPVALFAVHAGNLFYSVWEKTAALRRHCDYLKGVLLGKEYAQERILYGYAGAFKKLWKEEYGEVRKASIREELKGSVKTQYAGVAFAAYILLFIAVLVTGVRAGRMSLGMGLTLLSVIPFGLKELIDRVARSVGEMTKASREIGLLSRVLEFEEERRGAAPSQRQAFSRVELKDVRFTYPGAQTATLDRLNLSFETGRHYALVGKNGAGKSTIVKLLLGLYPLQEGCIEVDGRNISDMTREEIVGVAAMLFQDFEQYHVTLAENIAMGDLSRRGDTEEIWRVADACGLTETIGRLPQSLHTFLGTEREGGIDLSGGEWQKVCLARLMMSRASLKILDEPTASMDPRQELAFYDLFNHLLAKDTTITISHRLNSCKTVDWIYVIDHGRVCEQGSHQDLMRQNGMYAEMFRKQRSQFI, via the coding sequence ATGGGGCTGTATTTTCTTTCCGGCCTCTTCTTGGCCACGCTCTCCATCCCAACCGTGTTTTGGAGACAGGCGCTGCTCGACGGCATGGGCGGGCTCTCCATCGCGGAGCTGGGCGGTTTTATGCGGCTGTTGGCGCTCAACATCCTGCTGACGTACATCGGCAAATACGGCGGCCCGTTCATCCTGAACGCGTGCGAATGCGCCCTCTCGAACGTCCTGCAAAAAAACGTCCAGATGCTGTTTTACGAAAAGGTAGGGTATGTGAAGTATCCGTTGCTGGAGAACAGCCAAAACAGCGACGCCATGGCTCTGGCGAAGGAGGGTTTCGGGGGCGTCTGGAACTTCGTGAAGCAGCTTGGCGTTTTGTCTGCGGCAGCCGTCAACTTTCTGTGCTATTTTTATCTGCTCGTCAGGGCGCAGGCCTCTCTGGGCGCACTGCTGTGCGCGGTGTTCCTGCCTGTTGCCCTCTTCGCCGTTCACGCGGGAAATTTGTTTTACAGCGTGTGGGAAAAGACAGCCGCCCTGCGCAGACACTGCGATTACCTGAAAGGCGTATTGCTCGGCAAGGAGTACGCCCAGGAGAGGATTCTATATGGATACGCCGGAGCGTTCAAAAAACTTTGGAAAGAGGAATACGGAGAGGTCAGAAAGGCCTCCATCCGTGAAGAACTGAAGGGGTCCGTCAAGACTCAATACGCGGGCGTCGCCTTTGCGGCGTATATCCTGCTCTTTATCGCCGTGTTGGTCACCGGCGTGCGAGCGGGAAGGATGAGTTTGGGGATGGGACTCACGCTCCTTTCGGTGATTCCGTTTGGGCTGAAGGAGCTCATCGATCGCGTCGCCCGATCGGTCGGCGAAATGACGAAGGCCTCCCGCGAAATCGGATTGCTTTCGCGCGTGCTGGAATTCGAGGAGGAAAGGCGGGGCGCGGCGCCTTCTCAGCGTCAAGCCTTTTCCAGGGTTGAATTGAAGGACGTGCGCTTTACCTATCCCGGCGCGCAAACGGCGACGCTCGATAGGCTGAACCTTTCGTTTGAAACCGGCAGGCATTACGCGCTGGTGGGGAAAAACGGCGCGGGCAAGTCCACCATCGTGAAGCTCCTGCTAGGGCTGTATCCCCTGCAGGAAGGGTGCATCGAGGTGGACGGCCGGAACATTTCCGACATGACGCGGGAGGAAATCGTAGGCGTCGCCGCGATGCTCTTTCAGGATTTTGAGCAATACCACGTGACGCTCGCGGAAAACATCGCCATGGGCGATCTCTCGCGGCGCGGAGACACCGAGGAGATATGGCGCGTGGCGGACGCGTGCGGTCTGACAGAGACGATAGGCAGGCTCCCCCAATCGCTTCATACATTCCTGGGCACCGAGCGCGAGGGTGGGATCGATCTGTCGGGGGGCGAATGGCAGAAGGTCTGCCTTGCGAGGCTGATGATGTCTAGGGCCAGCCTGAAGATATTGGACGAGCCCACCGCCTCCATGGACCCGCGCCAGGAGCTCGCATTTTACGACCTCTTCAACCATCTGCTCGCCAAGGATACGACGATTACCATCTCTCACCGGCTGAATTCCTGCAAGACGGTCGATTGGATTTACGTCATCGACCACGGCCGGGTGTGTGAGCAGGGAAGTCACCAGGATCTGATGCGACAAAACGGCATGTATGCCGAAATGTTCCGCAAGCAAAGAAGTCAGTTCATTTAG
- the dnaA gene encoding chromosomal replication initiator protein DnaA, which translates to MEYEEIWEKTTVLLREDLPEVSYKTWIASSLKPFAMEDDHLYLEVVSDFMRKTILGRYQELINNAVLEVCHKPLTLEYLTPQERAEWQGQRKDGKDGLEISGVNMFNPKSTFDTFVVGNSNRFAHAASLAVAEAPGEAYNPLFLYGGVGLGKTHLMHAIGHYIQQQFPAMRLLYLSSETFTNELIQAIKNNKNVEFRNRFRNVDVLMVDDIQFIAGRESTQEEFFHTFNALHGAGKQIIISSDKPPKEIARLEERLRSRFEWGLIADIQKPDIETRVAILRKKADSERITVDDEVLELIATRIESNIRELEGALTRVVAYASLTGRSVDASLAAEALRDILSVRDPKRITCELIQQAVAEYYGVSVQDIVGQKRKREIALPRQVAIYLTREMTEMSLPRIGDAFKRDHSTIMHSCDKIAEMVKTTSEMASTIDDLKKSIQEK; encoded by the coding sequence GACCTTCCGGAGGTTTCATATAAAACGTGGATTGCCTCTTCCTTAAAGCCGTTCGCGATGGAGGACGATCACCTGTACTTGGAGGTGGTCAGCGACTTCATGCGCAAGACGATCCTCGGCCGCTATCAGGAGCTCATCAACAACGCGGTGCTGGAGGTCTGTCATAAGCCCCTCACCCTTGAATACCTGACGCCGCAGGAGCGCGCGGAATGGCAGGGCCAGCGCAAGGATGGGAAGGACGGCCTGGAGATTTCCGGCGTCAACATGTTCAACCCCAAGTCCACCTTCGACACGTTCGTCGTGGGCAACTCCAACCGCTTTGCGCACGCCGCCTCTCTGGCGGTCGCGGAGGCGCCGGGAGAGGCCTACAACCCGCTGTTCCTGTACGGCGGCGTGGGCCTGGGGAAGACGCACCTGATGCACGCGATCGGCCATTACATTCAGCAGCAGTTCCCGGCCATGCGCCTGCTGTACCTCTCCAGCGAGACGTTCACGAACGAGCTGATCCAGGCCATCAAGAACAACAAAAACGTCGAATTCAGGAACCGCTTTCGCAACGTGGACGTGCTGATGGTCGACGACATTCAATTTATCGCGGGCCGCGAATCCACGCAGGAGGAGTTCTTCCATACGTTCAACGCCCTGCACGGCGCGGGGAAGCAGATCATCATCTCCTCGGATAAGCCGCCGAAGGAAATCGCCCGGCTCGAGGAACGTCTGCGCTCCCGCTTCGAGTGGGGCCTCATCGCGGACATTCAAAAGCCGGACATCGAGACGCGCGTCGCCATTCTGCGCAAGAAGGCGGACAGCGAACGCATCACCGTGGACGACGAGGTGCTTGAGCTCATCGCCACGCGCATCGAGTCGAACATCCGTGAGCTCGAGGGCGCGCTCACACGCGTGGTCGCCTACGCGTCGCTCACCGGCCGTTCGGTGGACGCCTCGCTCGCCGCGGAGGCGCTGCGCGACATCCTCTCCGTGCGCGACCCCAAGCGCATTACCTGTGAGCTGATCCAGCAGGCCGTCGCCGAGTACTACGGTGTATCCGTGCAGGACATCGTCGGCCAGAAGCGCAAGCGCGAAATCGCCCTGCCGCGCCAGGTGGCGATTTATCTCACCCGCGAGATGACGGAGATGTCGCTGCCCCGCATCGGCGACGCGTTCAAGCGCGACCACTCGACGATCATGCACTCCTGCGACAAGATCGCAGAGATGGTGAAGACGACGTCGGAGATGGCCTCCACCATCGACGACCTCAAGAAGAGCATTCAGGAAAAATAA